The proteins below are encoded in one region of Flavobacterium nackdongense:
- a CDS encoding aspartate aminotransferase family protein: protein MKVSHAKGSYIFDTNNKKYLDFVAGVSACTLGHQPPRVNQAIKDQLDKYSHVMVYGEYSQSPAVEYCKLMASFLPEPLKKTYLVNSGTEAIEGALKLARRTTGRSQLISCHNAYHGNTMGSMSVMGFEERKQIFRPLIPDVDFITFNNEADLEKITTKTAGILLETIQGGAGFIQPQNDFLKKVRERCTEVGAMMILDEIQPGFGRTGKLFGFQNYDVIPDIVVMGKGMGAGMPVGAFTASSEMMDLLSHDPKLGHITTFGGHPVIAAACLATLQEITETNLMAETLEKEKLFKSLLVHPLIKEIRGKGLMLAAMTESAEITNEVILKCQDKGLILFWLLFEANAIRITPPLTISEDEIREGCAIMLEVMDGILI from the coding sequence ATGAAGGTTTCGCATGCCAAAGGGTCTTATATTTTCGACACCAACAACAAAAAATACTTGGATTTTGTCGCTGGGGTTTCGGCTTGCACTCTTGGACACCAACCGCCAAGAGTCAATCAGGCGATAAAAGACCAATTGGATAAATATTCACACGTGATGGTCTATGGCGAATATTCGCAAAGTCCCGCAGTCGAATATTGCAAATTGATGGCTTCGTTCCTACCTGAACCATTAAAAAAAACCTATTTGGTCAATTCCGGTACAGAAGCTATTGAAGGTGCTTTAAAACTCGCCCGAAGAACCACAGGAAGAAGCCAATTGATTTCTTGCCATAACGCCTATCACGGCAATACAATGGGTTCGATGAGCGTGATGGGATTCGAAGAACGCAAACAAATTTTTCGACCGTTGATTCCCGATGTCGATTTTATCACTTTCAACAACGAAGCCGATTTAGAAAAAATAACCACCAAAACTGCCGGAATTCTACTCGAAACCATTCAAGGTGGTGCTGGATTTATTCAACCTCAGAACGATTTCCTTAAAAAAGTTCGCGAACGTTGCACCGAAGTAGGTGCGATGATGATTCTCGACGAAATCCAGCCGGGTTTTGGCCGAACTGGAAAACTTTTTGGATTCCAAAATTACGATGTCATCCCCGATATTGTGGTGATGGGAAAAGGAATGGGTGCCGGAATGCCAGTGGGTGCTTTTACCGCTTCGTCTGAAATGATGGACTTGTTGAGTCACGATCCAAAACTAGGTCATATCACGACTTTTGGTGGCCATCCTGTCATTGCGGCAGCCTGCTTAGCCACTTTGCAGGAAATTACCGAAACTAATTTAATGGCGGAAACTTTAGAGAAAGAAAAGCTCTTCAAATCACTTTTGGTACATCCTTTGATTAAAGAAATTCGAGGAAAAGGATTGATGTTGGCAGCAATGACAGAAAGCGCCGAGATTACTAATGAAGTGATTCTAAAATGCCAAGACAAGGGATTGATTCTGTTTTGGCTTTTATTCGAAGCCAATGCCATAAGAATTACACCACCATTAACCATTTCGGAAGATGAAATTCGGGAAGGTTGCGCCATAATGCTGGAGGTGATGGATGGAATATTGATTTAA